A stretch of Paludisphaera borealis DNA encodes these proteins:
- the uvrA gene encoding excinuclease ABC subunit UvrA yields MAASDVVIRGAREHNLRDVSLTLPRGRLICLTGVSGSGKSSLAFDTLYAEGQRRYVESLSSYARQFLGQMPKPQVDRIEGLSPSISIQQKTGGRNPRSTVGTITEINDYLRVLFARVGQGHCPNCDRPVAAQTREQIIARILDLPAGTAFSVLAPVVRGQKGEYKDLFVDLAKAGYVRARVDGVVHELSSNLALDRQIKHDIEVVIDRLKATAVETARARLAEAVEQALKLGDGTLVVAIEGRPDLMLSAHHACAHCGIGFDPPSPQLFSFNSPQGMCPSCDGLGVRHDFDPDLLVPDPSLSVWDGAIVPLGAVKGIGKWRRHIFEGVAANFEADADGPPKGAMLKGPWAKLDPRWRDVWLHGAGDRPIVCRWRSRGKVSSHVEKWAGVGVDMLDRYKKATGGIAKAQLEPYMRSMPCPDCKGTRLNPRARAVRVGGKTLVDLGGQPIGQVKGFFDALAGSPAAAGAPEGFSPLDAVSRTIADELLKEIRGRLGFLNDVGLHYLALDRSAPTLSGGEAQRIRLASQVGAGLVGVLYILDEPSIGLHPRDNDRLIATLQRLRDVGNTVIVVEHDEDTMRAADWLVDFGPGPGVKGGEVVAQGDLETVSKSKASLTGAYLSGAARIEVPVDRKAPDGRAVVVRGAWHHNLKGIDVSIPLGLLTVVTGVSGSGKSSLVSDILRDALARDLNGAQSVPGAHDRIDGVDQLDKVIDIDQSPIGRTPRSNPATYIKLWDLVRDLYAKLPDSRARGYQPGRFSFNVPGGRCEACEGNGSNKLEMDFLADVWVVCPVCDGKRFSRETLHVRYKGKSISDVLDMDVQEALEHFANVPKIALMLQTLHDVGLDYLKLGQASPTLSGGEAQRIKLARELVRRGTGKTLYILDEPTTGLHFDDVRKLLDVLHGFKRQGNTVVVVEHNLDVVKTADWLIDLGPEGGAGGGRIVAEGTPETVAAVAGSHTGAALQRVLHPDPSRRVGQIETKTKKSKSKKSKSSEEGLDAIAVRGARQHNLKGIDVDVPRHKMTVCTGPSGSGKSSLAIDTLYAEGQRRYVESLSSYARQFLAPLQKPRVERISGLSPAVSIEQKTTSKSPRSTVGTVTEIHDYLRILMARLGRPFCPDCGAEIGTQSADEVVEKILHLPEGSRVYVMAPIERRDNETYEDLWESLKATGFARVRVDGASVDLDSPPKLSRRRKHKVEVVVDRAIVRRSTRSRLADSVESALDLGKGVVHVARVGDEDDEARWPVDRYSQHRSCDGCGRSFEELSPHHFSFNSPLGWCPVCEGLGVQHGANPAILIPDPSRSLRAGAVAVWPKLAENPLFARMIEAMAKAEAIDLDLPFDDLEGRHRRTILHGKENAWYVVPAAGREPGFSFQYKGLFPAIEEAARVSFVYRYKLQGMVDDVPCASCMGARLRDDAAAVRFESWTLDQISRWPLGQSLQFFEGLSLTADQQHIAGDLVREVRERLSFLVEVGLDYLSLGRGTPTLSGGESQRIRLASQIGSGLTGVLYVLDEPTIGLHPRDNNRLLGALKRLRDLGNTLVLVEHDREIIEAADHLIDFGPGSGRFGGEVTASGTPKAVRANPDSLTGRYLSGATAIPVPTNRRPAGPESGVGAITIRGARQHNLKDLDVRIPLGVVTVVTGVSGSGKSSLVEDVLWKTAARLLHRAQTTPGAVESVDGLGQVDKVISVDQSPIGGTPNSTAATYSGVFDLVRDLYTKLPEAKVRGYTSRRFSFNMAGGRCEACEGAGKKRIEMHFLPDVWITCDSCGGKRFVPEVLAVQFRGKSIADVLDMSVDQALELFANTPRIKKILQTLHDVGLGYLPLGQSAPTLSGGEAQRVKLAAELARPDTGRTLYILDEPTTGLHLDDVRKLLDVIHRLSDLGNTVVVIEHNLEVIKTADWLLDLGPEAGHGGGELVAEGTPEDVSKCKRGYTSKFLRELLAAGPHAERPRYDPKEAARKAAEEAKAARLAARGPAKAAPKAKGAAKSKATASIHVDESTTTALAPWERDGRKWHTETRTARTGRPARWDGRILSRIVDKVAKLTGGDLAPADWNERGVVRIVAADPETSLGAPFFHATTSGEWIVTLRFCIPRRTFKEKTLAGLLALVPFSECATPVLSDAPRMRFAEHPGYQEITLTGHGLDDFQTPAFDDFLTLAVAAHARRDQPAKPKAKLKRAADL; encoded by the coding sequence ATGGCTGCATCGGACGTGGTGATCCGGGGCGCGCGCGAGCATAATTTGCGGGACGTGTCGCTCACGCTGCCGCGCGGAAGGTTGATCTGCCTGACGGGGGTGTCGGGCTCGGGGAAGAGTTCCTTGGCCTTCGACACGCTGTATGCCGAGGGGCAGCGGCGGTACGTCGAGAGCCTTTCGAGCTACGCGCGGCAGTTCCTGGGGCAGATGCCCAAGCCGCAGGTCGACCGGATCGAGGGGCTGTCGCCGTCGATCTCGATCCAGCAGAAGACCGGCGGCCGGAACCCCCGCTCGACGGTCGGCACCATCACCGAGATCAACGACTATCTCCGCGTTCTGTTCGCCCGGGTCGGCCAGGGGCACTGCCCGAACTGCGACCGCCCCGTCGCCGCGCAGACCCGCGAGCAGATCATCGCGCGGATCCTCGACCTCCCGGCGGGCACGGCCTTCAGCGTCCTCGCCCCGGTCGTGCGCGGTCAGAAGGGCGAATATAAGGACCTGTTCGTCGACCTCGCCAAGGCCGGCTACGTGCGGGCGCGGGTCGACGGCGTGGTTCACGAGCTTTCGTCCAACCTGGCGCTCGACCGCCAGATCAAGCACGACATCGAGGTCGTGATCGACCGTCTCAAGGCGACGGCCGTCGAGACGGCCCGGGCGCGGCTGGCCGAGGCCGTCGAGCAGGCCTTGAAGCTCGGCGACGGCACGCTCGTCGTGGCGATCGAGGGGCGGCCCGACCTGATGCTTTCGGCCCACCACGCCTGCGCGCATTGCGGGATCGGCTTCGACCCGCCGAGCCCGCAGTTGTTCAGCTTCAACAGCCCGCAGGGGATGTGCCCGTCGTGCGACGGCCTGGGCGTGCGGCACGATTTCGACCCCGACCTGCTCGTCCCCGACCCGTCGTTGTCGGTCTGGGACGGCGCGATCGTCCCGCTGGGCGCGGTCAAGGGGATCGGTAAGTGGCGTCGGCACATATTTGAAGGCGTCGCCGCGAACTTCGAGGCCGACGCCGACGGCCCGCCCAAGGGCGCGATGCTCAAGGGGCCGTGGGCCAAGCTCGACCCCCGGTGGCGCGACGTCTGGCTCCACGGCGCGGGAGACCGGCCGATCGTCTGCCGTTGGAGGAGTCGCGGGAAGGTGTCGTCGCACGTCGAGAAATGGGCCGGCGTGGGCGTCGACATGCTCGACCGCTACAAGAAGGCGACCGGCGGAATCGCCAAGGCCCAGCTTGAGCCGTACATGCGCAGCATGCCCTGCCCCGACTGCAAGGGGACCCGGCTGAACCCGCGCGCCCGGGCCGTCCGGGTCGGCGGCAAGACGCTCGTCGACCTCGGCGGCCAGCCGATCGGCCAGGTCAAGGGCTTCTTCGACGCCCTCGCGGGCTCGCCCGCCGCGGCCGGAGCGCCCGAGGGCTTCTCGCCCCTCGACGCCGTTTCGCGGACGATCGCCGACGAGCTGCTCAAGGAGATTCGCGGTCGGCTCGGGTTCCTCAACGACGTCGGCCTGCACTACCTCGCGCTCGACCGCTCGGCGCCGACCCTCTCCGGCGGCGAGGCCCAGCGCATCCGGCTGGCCAGCCAGGTCGGCGCGGGGCTCGTGGGGGTGCTCTACATCCTCGACGAGCCCTCGATCGGCCTCCACCCGCGCGACAACGACCGGCTGATCGCCACCTTGCAGCGGCTCCGCGACGTCGGCAACACGGTCATCGTCGTCGAGCACGACGAAGACACCATGCGCGCCGCTGACTGGCTCGTCGACTTCGGCCCCGGACCCGGGGTCAAAGGGGGCGAGGTTGTCGCGCAGGGCGACCTCGAAACCGTCTCGAAATCGAAGGCCAGCCTCACCGGCGCCTACCTCTCGGGCGCGGCCCGGATCGAGGTCCCCGTCGACCGCAAAGCCCCCGACGGCCGCGCCGTGGTCGTCCGGGGCGCCTGGCATCACAATTTGAAAGGTATCGACGTCTCGATCCCGCTGGGGCTCTTGACGGTCGTCACCGGCGTGTCGGGCTCGGGCAAAAGCTCGCTCGTCAGCGACATCCTCCGCGACGCCCTCGCCCGCGATCTGAACGGAGCGCAGAGCGTCCCCGGCGCGCACGATCGGATCGACGGCGTCGACCAGCTCGACAAGGTCATCGACATCGATCAGTCGCCGATCGGTCGAACTCCGAGGTCGAATCCAGCGACGTACATCAAATTATGGGATCTGGTCCGCGACCTTTACGCCAAGCTGCCGGACTCGCGGGCGCGCGGCTACCAGCCGGGGCGGTTCAGCTTCAACGTCCCCGGCGGCCGGTGCGAGGCCTGCGAGGGGAACGGCTCGAACAAGCTGGAGATGGACTTCCTCGCCGACGTCTGGGTCGTCTGCCCGGTCTGCGACGGCAAGCGGTTCAGCCGCGAAACGCTGCACGTGCGCTATAAAGGAAAGAGCATCAGCGACGTCCTCGACATGGACGTGCAAGAGGCGCTCGAGCACTTCGCCAACGTCCCCAAGATCGCCCTGATGCTCCAGACCTTGCACGACGTCGGGCTCGACTACCTCAAGCTCGGCCAGGCGTCGCCGACCCTCTCCGGCGGCGAGGCCCAGCGTATCAAGCTCGCCCGCGAACTCGTCCGCAGGGGGACCGGCAAGACCCTTTACATCCTCGACGAACCGACGACCGGCCTGCACTTCGACGACGTCCGCAAGCTGCTCGACGTGCTCCACGGCTTCAAGCGGCAGGGCAACACGGTCGTCGTCGTCGAGCACAACCTCGACGTCGTCAAGACCGCCGACTGGCTCATCGACCTCGGCCCCGAAGGGGGCGCCGGAGGGGGCCGGATCGTCGCCGAGGGGACGCCCGAAACCGTTGCCGCCGTCGCCGGAAGCCACACCGGCGCCGCCCTCCAGCGCGTGCTTCACCCCGACCCCTCGCGGCGCGTCGGCCAGATCGAGACGAAGACGAAGAAGTCGAAATCGAAGAAGTCGAAGTCGTCGGAAGAAGGGCTCGACGCGATCGCCGTGCGGGGCGCGCGGCAGCACAATTTGAAGGGGATCGACGTCGACGTCCCGCGCCACAAGATGACCGTCTGCACCGGCCCGAGCGGCTCGGGCAAGAGCTCGCTGGCGATCGACACGCTGTACGCCGAAGGCCAAAGGCGGTACGTCGAGAGCCTGTCGAGCTACGCCCGGCAGTTCCTCGCGCCGTTGCAGAAGCCGCGCGTCGAGCGGATCAGCGGCCTCTCGCCGGCCGTGAGCATCGAGCAGAAGACGACCAGCAAGAGCCCGCGATCGACGGTCGGAACCGTGACCGAGATCCACGACTACTTGCGCATCTTGATGGCCCGGCTCGGCCGCCCGTTCTGCCCCGACTGCGGCGCCGAGATCGGCACGCAGTCGGCCGACGAGGTCGTCGAGAAGATCCTCCACCTCCCCGAGGGGAGCCGCGTCTACGTCATGGCGCCGATCGAGCGCCGGGACAATGAGACGTATGAAGATCTGTGGGAAAGCTTGAAAGCCACGGGCTTCGCGCGGGTCCGGGTCGACGGCGCGTCGGTCGATCTCGATTCGCCGCCGAAGCTCAGCCGACGCCGCAAGCACAAGGTCGAGGTCGTCGTCGACCGCGCGATCGTCCGCCGGTCGACCCGCTCGCGGCTGGCCGACTCGGTCGAATCGGCGCTCGATCTGGGCAAGGGGGTGGTGCACGTCGCCCGCGTCGGCGACGAGGACGACGAGGCCCGCTGGCCCGTCGACCGCTACAGCCAGCACCGCTCGTGCGACGGCTGCGGGCGGAGCTTCGAGGAGCTTTCGCCCCACCACTTCTCGTTCAACAGCCCGCTCGGCTGGTGCCCGGTCTGCGAGGGGCTGGGCGTCCAGCACGGGGCGAACCCGGCGATCCTGATCCCCGACCCGTCTCGCAGCCTCCGCGCCGGGGCCGTCGCCGTCTGGCCGAAACTCGCGGAGAATCCGCTGTTCGCCCGGATGATCGAGGCGATGGCGAAGGCCGAGGCCATCGACCTCGACCTTCCGTTCGACGACCTCGAAGGCCGCCACCGCCGCACGATCCTCCACGGCAAGGAGAACGCCTGGTACGTCGTCCCCGCCGCCGGCCGCGAACCCGGCTTCTCATTCCAATATAAGGGATTGTTCCCGGCGATCGAGGAGGCGGCGCGGGTCTCGTTCGTGTACAGATATAAGTTGCAAGGCATGGTCGACGACGTGCCGTGCGCGTCGTGCATGGGGGCGAGGCTCCGCGACGACGCGGCGGCGGTTCGGTTCGAGAGCTGGACGCTCGACCAGATCAGCCGATGGCCGCTCGGCCAGTCGCTCCAGTTCTTCGAGGGGCTTTCGCTCACGGCCGACCAGCAGCACATCGCCGGCGACCTCGTCCGCGAGGTCCGCGAACGGCTGTCGTTCCTCGTCGAAGTCGGGCTCGACTACCTCTCGCTCGGCCGGGGCACGCCCACGCTCTCCGGCGGCGAAAGCCAGCGCATCCGGCTCGCCAGCCAGATCGGCAGCGGCCTGACGGGCGTCTTGTACGTCCTCGACGAGCCGACAATCGGCCTCCACCCGCGCGACAACAACCGCCTGCTGGGCGCGCTCAAGCGGCTCCGCGACCTGGGCAACACGCTGGTCCTCGTCGAGCACGACCGCGAGATCATCGAGGCGGCCGACCACCTGATCGACTTCGGCCCCGGCTCGGGCCGGTTCGGCGGCGAAGTCACCGCCAGCGGCACGCCCAAGGCCGTCCGCGCCAACCCGGATTCGCTCACCGGCCGCTACCTCAGCGGCGCGACGGCCATCCCCGTGCCCACCAACCGCCGCCCCGCCGGTCCCGAGTCCGGCGTCGGCGCGATCACGATCCGGGGCGCGCGGCAGCACAATTTGAAGGACCTCGACGTCCGCATCCCGCTCGGCGTCGTGACGGTCGTCACCGGCGTGTCGGGCTCGGGCAAAAGCTCGCTCGTCGAGGACGTGCTCTGGAAGACCGCCGCCCGGCTCTTGCACCGGGCGCAGACGACCCCCGGCGCGGTCGAGTCGGTCGACGGCCTCGGTCAGGTCGACAAGGTCATCAGCGTCGATCAATCGCCCATCGGCGGCACGCCGAACTCGACCGCCGCGACCTACTCGGGCGTTTTCGACCTGGTCCGCGACCTGTACACCAAGCTCCCCGAGGCCAAGGTGCGCGGGTACACGAGCCGGCGGTTCAGCTTCAACATGGCCGGCGGCCGGTGCGAGGCGTGCGAGGGCGCCGGCAAGAAACGCATCGAGATGCACTTCTTGCCCGATGTCTGGATCACCTGCGACTCGTGCGGCGGCAAGCGGTTCGTCCCCGAGGTGTTGGCCGTCCAGTTTCGCGGCAAGTCGATCGCCGACGTGCTCGACATGTCGGTCGACCAGGCCCTCGAACTGTTCGCGAACACGCCCCGGATCAAGAAGATCTTGCAGACGTTGCACGACGTCGGCCTCGGCTACCTGCCCCTCGGCCAGTCGGCGCCGACGCTCTCCGGCGGCGAGGCCCAGCGCGTGAAGCTGGCCGCCGAACTCGCGCGGCCGGACACCGGCCGGACCCTTTACATCCTCGACGAGCCGACCACCGGCCTGCACCTCGACGACGTCCGCAAGCTGCTCGACGTGATCCACCGACTGTCGGACCTCGGCAACACCGTGGTCGTCATCGAGCACAACCTGGAGGTGATCAAGACGGCCGACTGGCTTCTCGACCTCGGCCCCGAAGCGGGCCACGGCGGCGGCGAACTGGTCGCCGAGGGGACGCCTGAAGACGTCTCGAAATGCAAGCGCGGATATACGTCGAAGTTCCTCCGCGAGCTGCTCGCAGCCGGCCCTCACGCCGAGCGACCCCGGTACGACCCCAAGGAGGCCGCCCGCAAGGCCGCCGAGGAAGCCAAGGCCGCCCGGCTCGCGGCCAGGGGGCCCGCGAAGGCCGCGCCGAAGGCGAAGGGGGCGGCGAAGTCGAAAGCAACCGCGTCGATTCACGTCGACGAGTCGACGACCACGGCCCTGGCGCCCTGGGAGCGCGACGGCCGGAAGTGGCACACCGAGACGCGGACGGCCCGCACCGGCCGCCCCGCGCGGTGGGACGGCCGCATCCTGTCGCGGATCGTCGACAAGGTCGCCAAGCTCACCGGCGGCGACCTCGCGCCGGCCGACTGGAACGAGCGCGGGGTGGTCCGGATCGTCGCCGCCGATCCCGAAACGTCGCTCGGCGCCCCGTTCTTCCACGC